A part of Streptomyces sp. DSM 40750 genomic DNA contains:
- a CDS encoding non-ribosomal peptide synthetase — MVDQDAIRLPLSAGQQGVWFAHQLDSSGRKYNCAEYLAVDGPVDVALFRAAWTTLRAEADVVRIGSVVQDDVLWQVLDPDHATGLPLIDFSDDDDPEARAQRWMRNDVRRPVDLSRGPISSFALIKLSGTRFFFYYRIHHVVIDGYGVHLLGQRLAEIYSALAAGRTHVPRVFGPLKDLLDDEAEYRASEAFAADRAYWVERFGDRPEPLRVPGRRGPGSSLPEERLRLRLTAPLLDDDLELLRKTAVVSGTTWQILLMTIVGAYVHRVTGRQDVILGVPVTGRRSVAARRIPGMATNSVPVRLDLAPGASLTGLLPRLTKEVGEALKHERFRLEDLQRELAPHDGIGALMGPIVNFMPYGGPLRFGDAPATSHNLASGPVLDLFVTFRPEPDGEGLSMVLDGNPDTHDLESLSGHQERLTAFIRTVAAAPETPLASIDVLGAAERRRLLVERNATALPLTDETVPELFGKRAAAAPSRIALVHGSGTVTYGELDARSDLLAGELAERGIGAGHLVALALPRSPELVVAMLAVLKAGAAFVPVDVSYPTERFLHTLDDSSPACVITTSDETRLPDGSPRILLDGTDIPSDRARSAARPPAPGPDDTAYVIYTSGSTGAPKGVVVPHRGLRNLVEDRVRRYGLDTRSRVLQLVSPSFDVAMADIWPTLLAGGRLVLAPEGRTVTGEELTGLLRTRRVTHAAIPPVFLSRMPAEDLPELGVLVTGGEPPAPETLRRWTTGRRIFNEYGVTEATVTTTVSPPLDPAGVPSIGRPIANSRTYVLDDAMLPVLPGAVGELYIGGAGIAQGYLRRPELTAGRFVPCPYGPPGSRMYRTGDLVRWRADEQLEYLGRADSQVKVRGFRIELGEIEAVLARQESVGAVVAAVWEDHPGSGRLVAHVVPAPGTVLNTDEVRRVAARSLPDHMVPMVVELDAVPVTPNGKVDRRALPAPDFSSAGTGRPPRDDREELLCALFARVLGLDRFGVEDSFFAHGGDSVLALRLVAQAHRAGLEFEVGEVFRHPTVAQLAPHVRSVTGGAEQPDAAGTESGPAAPRGLPAPGRPAGAVGLTPADLPLVRLDQAEIDALHAAHPGMSDVLPLTPLQEGLLFHSILAEDGVDSYAAQLRFDLDGPLDTAALRAAGTSLLARHAALRAAFRHADTEEPVQIVCEGLRPPWAERDLSEVPQGAREAEALRLAADERCRPFDMTAPPLLRFLVLKLADDRHRVVLTAHHILWDGWSTAILVRELFTLYGRGGDAAGLPPARPHRDYLAWLSVQDRSVSRRAWAAALRDLAGPTYVADGVTGPAEEHQDHLTHELGADRTGTLTAFCLDHGITLSTAVHGAWALLLSQITGSDDVLFGTSVSGRPSQLPGVEDIVGLLTNTVPVRLRLRAGESVIATLARLQEEQLSLVPHHHLALADIQRQAAGPRDGAGFGYRGGALFDTAITFVNRSLEAGGPTGADGLRLAAFDVEDGTHYPLRLAALAGRTLTLRLGHRPDVFSRTEAKRLLDRLVHTLETLPNRH; from the coding sequence ATGGTCGACCAGGACGCGATCCGGCTTCCTTTGTCCGCCGGCCAGCAAGGGGTGTGGTTCGCCCACCAGTTGGATTCCTCCGGGCGGAAGTACAACTGCGCGGAGTACCTCGCTGTCGACGGCCCGGTCGACGTCGCTCTGTTCCGCGCGGCCTGGACGACGCTGCGCGCCGAGGCCGATGTCGTACGCATCGGGTCCGTGGTCCAGGACGACGTTTTGTGGCAGGTACTCGACCCGGATCACGCGACCGGTCTTCCGCTGATCGATTTCTCCGACGACGACGACCCGGAGGCCCGGGCGCAGCGGTGGATGCGGAACGATGTCCGGCGCCCCGTCGATCTGAGCAGGGGCCCCATCTCCTCCTTCGCCCTGATCAAGCTCTCCGGCACGAGGTTTTTCTTCTACTACCGCATTCACCATGTCGTCATCGACGGCTACGGGGTTCATCTGCTGGGACAGCGGTTGGCCGAGATATATTCCGCGCTGGCCGCCGGCCGGACCCATGTTCCCCGGGTATTCGGTCCGTTGAAAGACCTTCTCGACGACGAAGCCGAATATCGTGCGTCCGAGGCTTTCGCGGCGGACCGTGCCTACTGGGTGGAGCGCTTCGGCGACCGGCCCGAACCCCTGCGGGTGCCCGGCCGCCGAGGCCCCGGATCGAGCCTGCCGGAGGAGCGGTTGCGGCTGCGCCTGACGGCCCCGCTCCTCGACGACGATCTCGAACTTCTGCGGAAGACCGCCGTCGTGTCCGGCACCACATGGCAGATCCTGCTCATGACCATCGTCGGCGCCTACGTCCATCGGGTGACGGGCCGTCAGGACGTGATCCTCGGTGTGCCCGTGACGGGACGGCGCAGTGTCGCCGCGCGACGGATCCCCGGTATGGCGACCAACAGCGTCCCCGTGCGTCTGGACCTCGCTCCGGGGGCGAGCCTGACGGGTCTGCTGCCGCGTCTGACGAAGGAGGTCGGCGAGGCGCTGAAACACGAACGCTTCCGGCTGGAGGACCTGCAGCGCGAACTGGCCCCGCACGACGGAATAGGGGCGCTGATGGGTCCCATCGTCAACTTCATGCCGTACGGCGGACCGCTCCGCTTCGGCGACGCCCCGGCCACCAGCCACAACCTGGCCTCGGGACCGGTCCTCGACCTGTTCGTCACCTTCCGTCCCGAACCCGACGGCGAGGGCCTCTCCATGGTCCTGGACGGGAATCCCGACACGCACGACCTGGAGAGCCTCTCGGGGCACCAGGAACGCCTGACGGCATTCATCCGTACCGTCGCCGCGGCTCCGGAGACCCCACTCGCCTCGATCGACGTACTCGGTGCGGCGGAGCGGCGACGGCTCCTCGTGGAACGCAACGCCACCGCGCTGCCCCTGACCGACGAGACGGTGCCGGAGCTCTTCGGGAAGCGGGCGGCCGCCGCCCCTTCGCGCATCGCGCTCGTCCACGGTTCAGGCACCGTGACGTATGGGGAGCTCGACGCGCGGTCGGACCTGCTGGCCGGCGAACTGGCCGAACGGGGCATCGGTGCCGGGCACCTCGTGGCCCTCGCGCTGCCGCGGTCACCGGAGCTCGTCGTCGCCATGCTGGCCGTGCTCAAGGCGGGCGCGGCCTTCGTCCCCGTCGACGTCTCCTATCCCACCGAGCGTTTCCTCCACACCCTCGACGACTCGTCCCCCGCCTGTGTGATCACGACGAGTGATGAGACGCGGCTGCCCGACGGCAGCCCCCGCATCCTCCTCGACGGCACGGACATCCCGTCGGACCGCGCGCGCTCCGCGGCACGCCCGCCCGCTCCGGGCCCGGACGACACCGCGTATGTCATCTACACGTCCGGTTCCACCGGCGCGCCCAAGGGCGTCGTCGTGCCGCACCGTGGCCTCAGGAACCTGGTCGAGGACCGCGTACGGCGGTACGGCCTCGACACCCGGAGCCGCGTGCTGCAGCTGGTGTCGCCGAGTTTCGACGTCGCGATGGCCGACATCTGGCCGACCCTGCTGGCGGGGGGACGACTGGTACTGGCCCCCGAGGGGCGGACCGTGACGGGCGAGGAACTGACGGGGCTGCTGCGCACGCGACGGGTCACGCATGCCGCGATCCCCCCGGTCTTTCTGAGCCGGATGCCGGCCGAGGACCTGCCGGAGCTCGGCGTACTGGTCACCGGCGGCGAACCTCCGGCCCCCGAGACGCTGCGGCGGTGGACCACGGGCCGGCGGATCTTCAACGAGTACGGAGTCACCGAGGCGACGGTCACCACTACCGTGAGCCCGCCGCTGGACCCCGCCGGCGTACCGTCGATCGGCCGTCCGATCGCCAACTCCCGGACGTATGTGCTGGACGACGCCATGCTGCCGGTACTGCCCGGCGCGGTGGGGGAGCTGTACATCGGGGGTGCCGGGATCGCGCAGGGCTATCTGCGGCGACCGGAGCTGACGGCCGGACGGTTCGTGCCGTGCCCGTACGGGCCGCCCGGGTCGCGCATGTACCGCACCGGCGATCTCGTCCGCTGGCGGGCCGACGAGCAGCTCGAGTATCTCGGGCGGGCGGACAGCCAGGTCAAGGTCCGCGGCTTCCGCATCGAGCTCGGCGAGATCGAGGCGGTGCTGGCACGCCAGGAGTCGGTCGGGGCGGTGGTCGCGGCGGTGTGGGAGGACCACCCTGGCAGCGGGCGGCTGGTCGCCCACGTGGTGCCGGCGCCCGGCACGGTGCTGAACACCGATGAGGTACGCCGGGTGGCCGCGCGCTCGCTGCCGGACCACATGGTCCCCATGGTGGTGGAGCTGGACGCCGTGCCGGTCACACCGAACGGCAAGGTGGACCGCCGCGCGCTGCCCGCACCGGACTTCTCCTCCGCCGGGACCGGGCGGCCGCCGCGCGACGACCGGGAGGAGCTCCTGTGCGCGCTGTTCGCGCGGGTGCTGGGGCTGGACCGGTTCGGGGTGGAGGACTCGTTCTTCGCCCACGGCGGCGACAGCGTCCTCGCTCTGCGACTCGTGGCCCAGGCACACCGGGCCGGCCTCGAGTTCGAGGTGGGCGAGGTCTTCCGGCACCCGACCGTCGCCCAACTCGCCCCGCACGTCCGGTCGGTCACCGGCGGGGCGGAGCAGCCCGACGCCGCCGGCACCGAGAGCGGTCCGGCCGCGCCCCGCGGGCTGCCGGCGCCCGGCCGCCCGGCGGGCGCCGTCGGCCTCACCCCCGCCGACCTTCCGCTGGTCCGGCTGGACCAGGCGGAGATCGACGCCCTGCACGCCGCCCACCCCGGCATGTCCGACGTGCTCCCGCTGACACCCCTTCAGGAAGGCCTGCTCTTCCACAGCATCCTGGCCGAGGACGGCGTCGACTCCTACGCGGCACAGCTCCGCTTCGACCTCGACGGCCCGCTGGACACGGCGGCGCTGCGGGCGGCCGGCACCTCGCTGCTGGCACGGCATGCGGCGCTGCGGGCGGCGTTCCGGCACGCCGACACCGAGGAGCCCGTACAGATCGTCTGCGAAGGGCTGCGGCCGCCCTGGGCGGAGCGGGATCTGTCCGAGGTGCCACAGGGCGCGAGGGAAGCGGAGGCGCTGCGACTCGCGGCGGACGAACGGTGCCGGCCGTTCGACATGACGGCGCCACCGCTGCTCAGGTTCCTGGTGCTGAAGCTGGCCGACGACCGTCACCGGGTGGTCCTGACGGCACATCACATCCTGTGGGACGGCTGGTCCACGGCGATTCTGGTGCGCGAGCTGTTCACGCTGTACGGCCGTGGCGGCGACGCTGCCGGGCTGCCCCCCGCCCGTCCGCACCGTGACTACCTGGCCTGGCTGTCCGTGCAGGACCGGTCCGTGTCCCGGCGCGCCTGGGCCGCCGCTCTGCGGGACCTGGCCGGTCCCACCTATGTCGCGGACGGCGTGACGGGTCCGGCGGAGGAGCACCAGGACCACCTCACGCACGAACTCGGCGCGGACCGGACCGGGACACTCACCGCGTTCTGCCTCGACCACGGCATCACGCTGAGCACCGCCGTGCACGGTGCGTGGGCGCTGCTGCTCTCCCAGATCACGGGAAGCGACGACGTGCTGTTCGGCACCTCCGTCTCCGGGCGCCCGTCGCAGCTTCCGGGTGTCGAGGACATCGTCGGCCTGCTCACCAACACGGTCCCGGTCCGGCTGCGGCTGCGGGCCGGCGAGAGCGTGATCGCGACGCTGGCACGGCTCCAGGAGGAACAGCTGTCCCTGGTGCCCCACCACCATCTGGCGCTGGCCGACATTCAGCGGCAGGCGGCGGGCCCGCGGGACGGCGCCGGGTTCGGCTACCGGGGCGGCGCGCTCTTCGA
- a CDS encoding TauD/TfdA family dioxygenase gives MTDGYSAWAPLVVTPADTGAEAAPGGLIGHLRGLDDLDTLLIREKALVFRGFGVTTAELETVMDLLLPNRLAYVNGNSPRTKVGQNIYTSTEYPPEFTISMHNELSYAHRWPARLLFFCERAAETGGATPVVDGVRWLEALDPEVRERFADGVRYSQNLHGGMGFGKSWQDTFETDSRAEVEACLADTGARHEWTRDGGLRVSQVRPSTAGHPVTGAEVWFNQADQWHAAGLGDETAAALHRIMPEKDLPQSVTFADGSPIPAEYITQVRDRGLEAAVDVDWQTGDVLLIDNMLVGHGRRPFTGPRRVLVAMSD, from the coding sequence ATGACGGACGGTTACAGTGCCTGGGCGCCACTTGTCGTCACTCCGGCCGACACCGGGGCGGAAGCCGCCCCGGGCGGCCTGATCGGCCATCTGCGCGGCCTCGACGATCTGGACACCCTGCTGATCCGGGAGAAGGCCCTCGTCTTCCGCGGATTCGGCGTCACCACGGCCGAGCTGGAAACCGTGATGGATCTGCTGCTGCCGAATCGGCTCGCCTACGTCAACGGCAACTCGCCCCGCACCAAGGTCGGACAGAACATCTACACGTCGACGGAGTACCCGCCGGAGTTCACCATCTCGATGCACAACGAGTTGAGCTATGCCCATCGGTGGCCGGCCCGGCTGCTCTTCTTCTGCGAGCGGGCAGCCGAGACGGGCGGCGCGACGCCTGTGGTGGACGGGGTGCGCTGGCTGGAGGCTCTCGATCCCGAGGTGCGCGAGCGCTTCGCCGACGGTGTGCGCTACTCGCAGAACCTGCACGGCGGCATGGGCTTCGGCAAGAGCTGGCAGGACACGTTCGAGACCGATTCACGCGCCGAGGTCGAGGCGTGCCTCGCCGACACCGGCGCGCGCCATGAGTGGACGCGGGACGGCGGGCTGCGGGTGAGCCAGGTACGGCCGTCGACGGCCGGGCATCCGGTGACCGGTGCCGAGGTCTGGTTCAACCAGGCCGACCAGTGGCACGCCGCGGGGCTCGGCGACGAGACGGCTGCGGCGCTCCACCGGATCATGCCGGAGAAGGATCTGCCCCAGTCGGTCACCTTCGCCGACGGCTCGCCCATCCCGGCGGAGTACATCACCCAGGTACGCGACCGCGGTCTGGAGGCCGCCGTCGATGTCGACTGGCAGACCGGTGACGTGCTGCTCATCGACAACATGCTGGTCGGTCACGGCCGCCGGCCCTTCACCGGTCCGCGCCGGGTCCTCGTCGCCATGTCCGACTGA
- a CDS encoding cation:proton antiporter, protein MVIAVGPVPPLGGHPLAMFLVQVALLLLVATLLGRLAARCSLPPIVGELLTGIVLGPSLLGHTLPRVSEWLFPKVPEQAHLLDAVGQIGVLLLVGITGLQMDTAMIRKRATTAVRVSLPGFAIPLGLGIAAGCLLPAALLVEGSDRTVFALFLGIAMCVSAIPVIAKTLMDLGLLHRNVGQLILISGTVDDVLGWLGLSVVTAMATSGLHAGSLIRSVGFLLLFVAGAALIGRPLVHRAMRTTVRSAEPGVTLSVAVALVIAFSATTHALGFEAVFGALAAGILIRGAGKDVLTRLAPLRTFVVAVLAPVFFATAGLRMDLTALADPAVLVTALVLLLIAIAGKFVGAFIGAWMSGLNRWEAIALGAGMNARGVVEVIVAMVGLRLGVLSTAMYTVIVLIAVVTSLMGPPILRRAVGRIELTADEELRRSELRSTLHKDDLKPVEQA, encoded by the coding sequence GTGGTGATCGCGGTGGGGCCGGTGCCACCCCTGGGTGGGCACCCACTGGCCATGTTCCTGGTCCAGGTCGCGCTTCTGCTGCTGGTCGCGACTCTCCTGGGGCGGCTCGCGGCGCGCTGCTCACTGCCGCCCATCGTCGGCGAGCTCCTGACGGGCATCGTCCTCGGACCCTCCCTGCTCGGACACACGCTGCCCCGGGTCTCCGAATGGCTCTTCCCCAAGGTGCCGGAGCAGGCCCATCTGCTGGACGCCGTGGGCCAGATCGGTGTCCTGTTGCTGGTCGGCATCACCGGTCTGCAGATGGACACCGCGATGATCCGGAAGAGAGCCACGACGGCCGTACGGGTCAGCCTGCCCGGCTTCGCCATTCCGCTGGGCCTCGGCATCGCCGCCGGATGTCTGCTGCCCGCCGCGCTGCTCGTGGAAGGCTCCGACCGCACGGTCTTCGCCCTCTTCCTCGGCATCGCGATGTGTGTGAGCGCCATCCCGGTCATCGCCAAGACACTGATGGATCTCGGCCTGCTGCACCGCAACGTCGGCCAGCTCATCCTCATCTCGGGGACGGTCGACGATGTGCTGGGCTGGCTCGGTCTCTCCGTCGTCACCGCGATGGCCACGAGCGGACTGCATGCCGGAAGCCTGATCCGGTCGGTCGGTTTCCTCCTCCTCTTCGTCGCGGGCGCGGCACTGATCGGCCGTCCGCTCGTGCACCGCGCCATGCGGACGACCGTCAGGTCGGCCGAGCCGGGAGTGACCCTCAGCGTGGCCGTGGCGCTCGTCATCGCGTTCAGCGCGACGACCCACGCGCTCGGCTTCGAGGCCGTCTTCGGCGCGCTGGCCGCCGGAATCCTGATCCGCGGGGCGGGCAAGGACGTACTGACCCGGCTGGCGCCGCTGCGCACCTTCGTCGTGGCGGTACTGGCGCCGGTGTTCTTCGCGACGGCCGGCCTGCGGATGGATCTGACCGCGCTGGCCGACCCGGCCGTGCTGGTCACCGCACTGGTCCTGCTGCTCATCGCGATCGCCGGCAAGTTCGTGGGGGCCTTCATCGGCGCCTGGATGAGCGGCCTCAACCGCTGGGAGGCGATCGCGCTCGGCGCGGGCATGAACGCCCGCGGTGTCGTCGAGGTGATCGTGGCGATGGTGGGTCTGCGCCTCGGGGTGCTGAGCACGGCGATGTACACGGTCATCGTGCTGATCGCGGTGGTGACCTCGTTGATGGGGCCGCCGATTCTGCGCCGGGCCGTGGGCCGGATCGAATTGACCGCCGATGAGGAACTGCGGAGATCCGAACTCCGGTCCACCCTGCACAAGGACGATCTCAAGCCTGTGGAACAGGCGTAG
- the sbnB gene encoding 2,3-diaminopropionate biosynthesis protein SbnB, with protein sequence MNQPTLSSTPSFSVISGAQVHEVINGKEAEVTRIVEAAYRLHGTGRTVNPDSYFLTFPDDPSSRIIALPASLRGEGGVHGVKWISSFPENVARGIPRASAVLILNDARTGYPFACLESSIISAARTAASAALAAVELSEQRGGRPTRVGFFGTGLIARFIHSYLAGNGFVFDRLGIHDLSAEHAGDFRGYLERTEKGEITVHRTAEELVRSSDLIVFATTASRPHVTDPDWFAHNPLVLHVSLRDLSPEIVLASHNVTDDIEHCMKANTSLHLTEQQVGNRAFMAGTLFDVLTGQVACPRDRPVVFSPFGLGVLDLAVAGHIYDQVSRNRSLHTVPDFFSELKRYG encoded by the coding sequence ATGAACCAGCCCACCCTCTCTTCCACCCCTTCTTTCAGCGTGATATCGGGCGCCCAGGTGCATGAGGTGATCAACGGGAAGGAGGCCGAGGTCACGCGGATCGTCGAGGCCGCCTACCGATTGCACGGAACCGGCCGGACGGTGAATCCCGACTCCTACTTCCTGACCTTTCCGGATGACCCGTCGTCTCGGATCATCGCGCTACCCGCCTCGCTGAGGGGAGAAGGGGGAGTTCACGGGGTCAAGTGGATCTCAAGCTTCCCGGAGAACGTGGCCCGCGGCATTCCGCGCGCTTCCGCGGTTCTCATCCTCAACGACGCCCGTACGGGGTATCCGTTCGCCTGCCTCGAGAGCTCCATCATCAGCGCGGCGCGCACCGCGGCATCCGCGGCGCTGGCCGCCGTCGAGCTGAGCGAACAGCGTGGCGGCCGTCCGACCCGGGTGGGATTCTTCGGCACCGGGCTCATCGCCCGCTTCATTCACTCCTATCTCGCCGGAAACGGCTTCGTCTTCGACAGGCTGGGGATTCACGACCTCTCGGCCGAGCACGCCGGGGATTTCCGCGGCTATCTCGAACGGACCGAGAAGGGAGAGATCACGGTCCACAGGACGGCGGAGGAGCTGGTCAGGTCCTCCGATCTGATCGTGTTCGCCACCACCGCGTCACGGCCGCATGTGACCGATCCGGACTGGTTCGCCCACAACCCTCTGGTTCTGCATGTTTCGCTGCGCGACCTGTCACCGGAGATCGTGCTCGCGTCGCACAATGTCACCGACGACATCGAGCACTGCATGAAGGCCAACACCTCGCTGCACCTGACCGAGCAGCAGGTCGGCAACCGCGCGTTCATGGCCGGCACCCTGTTCGACGTACTGACCGGGCAAGTGGCCTGCCCGCGGGACCGGCCGGTCGTCTTCTCCCCGTTCGGCCTCGGCGTTCTGGACCTGGCTGTGGCCGGCCATATCTACGACCAGGTGTCCAGGAACCGGTCCCTGCACACCGTCCCCGATTTCTTCAGCGAGCTGAAGCGCTATGGATGA